The DNA region GTGGTTGCGACGGCCGCGCGCGGTGATGTGGCCGGCCCGCCGGGTCCGGTCCTGGTCGGCGGTCACGACGTCGATGCCCGCGGCGGCGAGCACTGCCTCGGCCTCGGCCAGGCAGCGGGCGTAGATCTCCTCGTCGCTGGGGCCGGGGGTGATCGCCGCGTTGATGCCGTTGCCGAGGTTGTTGAGCAGCTTGCGGTGCTTCCAGGCCATGATGTCGGCGCGCGGCTCGCTGAGGAACCCGGCCTTGACCAGGTCGTTCGCGATCGCTTCGGCGGTCTCGTCGACGCCGGTGGGGTAGCGGCCGATGTCGAGGATGCCGGGCCTGTTACCGGAGTCCTGCACAACCGTGCCCGGGGTCAGGAAGGTGGCGGGAAGGACGACATGGATGGCGTACGTCGCGGCGAACCGCCGCAGGATCCGCGCCTCGTTCGCGACGCCGTTCTGCAGGGCGACCACCGGTGTGCCCGGCGGAGCGTACGCAGCGAGATCCTCGAGCGCGGCCTCGGTCTGCTGGCCCTTGACGCTGAGGAGCACGACGGTGTCCTCGGTCCAGGAGACCTTGCCGGCGTCCTCGACGGCCGCGACGTCGAGGGTAAGGACGCCGTCGGGGGTGTCGAGGCTGAGACCGGCGTCCTGGATCGCGCGGAGGTGCTCGCCGCGGGCCACCAGGGTGACCTCGACCCCCGCCCGGTGCAGCAGACCGCCCACGACGCCGCCGACCGCGCCCGCTCCGAAGATCACATAGTGCATGGACAAAGTGTGGCAAAGCGTCCTCGCGCATTCCGCTCGGGGCACGTGTTGCTGGGACAATGAGTGACGTGCGCATCAGGATCGACCTCGCCTACGACGGCACCATGTTCCACGGCTGGGCGACCCAGCCGGGGCTGCGTACGGTCCAGGGAGAGCTGCAGGCCGCGCTGGCGACCGCGTTGCGGGTGCCGTCGACGGGGGAGCGGTCCCAGGTGTGGGTCACCGTCGCCGGGCGCACCGACTCCGGCGTGCACGCCCGCGGCCAGGTGGCCCACTTCGACATCGACGCCGCCGTGCTCGAGTCCTCGCGGGGACGCTCGGAGCAGTCGCCGCTCGACTCGCTGGTGCGCCGGCTGAACGGGATCCTCCCCGCCGATCTGCGGGTCCATCGGGCCGTCGAGGCTCCGGAGGGGTTCAACGCCCGGTTCTCGGCGCTGTCGCGACGCTACGTCTACCGGATCGTCGACGACCCGGCGTTCGTCGACCCGCTGCTGCGCGGGCACGTGCTCTACCGCACCCGGCCCTTGGACCTGTCGCTGATGAACGTCGCCTCCGCCGATCTGGTCGGCCTCAACGACTTCGCGAGCTTCTGCAAGCCACGGGAGGGCGCGACCACGATCCGCGACCTTCGCCAGCTCACCTGGGACCGGCGCCCGGACGGGATCATCGAGGCGAAGGTCCTCGCCGATGCCTTCTGCCATTCGATGGTGCGCTCGCTGGTCGGGTGCCTGATGGTGATCGGGGAGGGCCGCAAGGACGTTGCCTGGGCCAAGGAGTCGCTGGCCGCGCGCTCGCGCTCCTCGTCCATCCCGATCGCTCCGGCCAACGGGCTGACCCTCGAGGAGGTCGCCTATCCGCCGGACGACATGCTGGCGGCCCAGCACCAGCGCACCATGAACCGCAGAGAGGCGAACGAGGTTGACGGGGACTGACGACGAGCACTACTTCTCCGCCGACCCGTCGGTGCCCTTCGAGCGGATCCCGGTCTCGGCGACCGTGTGGGACATGGACCTCTCCCTGGTCTCGGGATCGGGCGTCTTCGCCAAGGGGCGCCTCGACGTCGGCACCGCGGTGCTGTTCCGGGAGACCGACCCGCCCGAGGGCGGCCGCATCCTCGACCTGGGCTGCGGCTACGGGATCATCGGCCTCGCCTGCGCGCTAGCCGCACCCTCCGCCCAGGTCACCGGCGTCGACGTCAACGAGCGCGCCGTCCTGCTCGCGAACGAGAACGCCGCGAAGCTCGGACTCGGTGACCGGTACCGCGCCGCGGTCCCGGCCGAGATCGATCCGGGGACGACGTACGACGAGATCTGGAGCAACCCGCCGATCCGGATCGGCAAGCAGGCCCTCCACGGGCTGCTCCTGACCTGGCTGCCCCGTCTCGCGCCTGACGGCCGCGCGGTCATGGTCGTCGGCAAGAACCTCGGCGGCGACTCCCTCCAGCGCTGGCTCGGCGAGCAGGGGTTCCCGACCGAGCGGATCGGCAGCGCGAAGGGCTTCCGCGTCCTGGAGACGCGCCGCGCCTGAACGGCGTAGATGCCGGTTTCCGCCGTCTCGCGCGTCTCGCGGCCGGCCGCGCGGCGTGCGCTGCCAGAATCCGCCCATGACCAGTCCTGCGATGACGACACCTGTGCTGACGAACCGTCAGCGCCTGGCCCGTTCCTACAAGGCCTGGGGCGTGGCCGCGCTGTTGAGCCTGGTGACGGTGCTGCCCGTCTACCTCGCCGTCACGAGCTCCGGGATCGAGCTGTCGCGGCTGGTGAGCGTGCCGGTGATGGTCGTGGTGGGGCTGATCGGGCCG from Nocardioides luteus includes:
- a CDS encoding ketopantoate reductase family protein, which produces MHYVIFGAGAVGGVVGGLLHRAGVEVTLVARGEHLRAIQDAGLSLDTPDGVLTLDVAAVEDAGKVSWTEDTVVLLSVKGQQTEAALEDLAAYAPPGTPVVALQNGVANEARILRRFAATYAIHVVLPATFLTPGTVVQDSGNRPGILDIGRYPTGVDETAEAIANDLVKAGFLSEPRADIMAWKHRKLLNNLGNGINAAITPGPSDEEIYARCLAEAEAVLAAAGIDVVTADQDRTRRAGHITARGRRNHSSTWQSLARGSGVEIDYLSGEIVLLGRLHGVPTPVNEAIQRAVHDIARTGAQPGSIDGAAFLAGL
- the truA gene encoding tRNA pseudouridine(38-40) synthase TruA, with the translated sequence MRIRIDLAYDGTMFHGWATQPGLRTVQGELQAALATALRVPSTGERSQVWVTVAGRTDSGVHARGQVAHFDIDAAVLESSRGRSEQSPLDSLVRRLNGILPADLRVHRAVEAPEGFNARFSALSRRYVYRIVDDPAFVDPLLRGHVLYRTRPLDLSLMNVASADLVGLNDFASFCKPREGATTIRDLRQLTWDRRPDGIIEAKVLADAFCHSMVRSLVGCLMVIGEGRKDVAWAKESLAARSRSSSIPIAPANGLTLEEVAYPPDDMLAAQHQRTMNRREANEVDGD
- a CDS encoding class I SAM-dependent methyltransferase; translation: MTGTDDEHYFSADPSVPFERIPVSATVWDMDLSLVSGSGVFAKGRLDVGTAVLFRETDPPEGGRILDLGCGYGIIGLACALAAPSAQVTGVDVNERAVLLANENAAKLGLGDRYRAAVPAEIDPGTTYDEIWSNPPIRIGKQALHGLLLTWLPRLAPDGRAVMVVGKNLGGDSLQRWLGEQGFPTERIGSAKGFRVLETRRA